A single region of the Bacillus cereus genome encodes:
- a CDS encoding alpha/beta fold hydrolase: MFVTVEKDVHIFVQDMNPDPDSKTVFFVHGWPLNHQMFQYQFNVLPQHGFRCVAMDIRGNGQSDKPWTGYTYDRLADDIAIVLEALQIQNATLVGFSVGGALSIRYMSRYNGRHISKLALIDAVSPSFVKNQQSPYGVPKEQADTLINQMYVNLPKFLNDVSLSFFNRNLGAATLEWFSYLGMQSASYALIKILQAAANEDVTKDLSKINVPTKIFHGVHDQLIPYKSAELTKERIKNSEIYPLTNSGHGSPIDQADELNKELIKFLNS; encoded by the coding sequence ATGTTCGTTACAGTGGAAAAAGATGTACATATTTTTGTGCAAGATATGAACCCAGATCCTGACAGTAAAACTGTTTTCTTCGTACACGGATGGCCTTTGAATCACCAAATGTTTCAATATCAATTCAATGTTTTACCACAGCACGGTTTTCGCTGCGTCGCCATGGACATTCGCGGAAACGGGCAATCTGATAAACCATGGACCGGTTACACATACGATCGTTTAGCTGACGATATCGCAATTGTATTAGAAGCACTTCAAATACAAAATGCTACGTTAGTTGGTTTCTCAGTCGGCGGTGCTCTTTCTATTCGATACATGTCCCGATATAACGGTCGCCATATTTCTAAACTTGCATTAATCGATGCCGTCTCCCCCTCTTTCGTAAAAAACCAACAATCCCCTTACGGCGTACCGAAAGAACAAGCAGATACCCTTATTAATCAAATGTATGTAAATTTGCCTAAATTTCTAAATGATGTATCTTTATCATTTTTTAATAGGAACTTAGGAGCCGCTACGTTAGAATGGTTTTCTTATCTCGGTATGCAGTCCGCTTCCTATGCTCTCATCAAAATTTTGCAAGCTGCTGCAAACGAAGACGTAACGAAGGACTTAAGTAAAATTAACGTCCCAACAAAAATATTCCACGGTGTTCACGATCAACTTATTCCTTATAAAAGCGCTGAGCTAACAAAAGAGCGAATTAAAAACTCTGAAATATACCCTCTTACAAATAGCGGGCACGGCTCTCCTATCGATCAAGCGGATGAGTTAAATAAAGAACTTATTAAATTTTTAAATTCATAG
- a CDS encoding LTA synthase family protein — protein sequence MRDNSSFHQPRRSILISALLSGLVTLYVVPTLFLILKYFSLDAMKDMLNQKIVLSTMTILMWVVLLYVAYLNKGIVNKFKPIIRIYIRTFLVAHAVTLLFIFMQNNMDLFNTMNWIYSYNAQFIFSLILIYAIYVLVYNVLGKVFLSTILTSSVLIILAIVNHFKIIFRGEPLYPSDFTQIGHMQSVIPMVMEYFSWSYIFVVIVSIVACIIAGIYIRKYIQSVKIHPGVRALLVVGSVFVLYAYGNFTNTFMNKWFQKSGIEFVLWNQNENYASNGFVLGFISNLDTTVIEKPKDYSKENMLQIANDIKKQYGSNIGVQKQEEKPNIIFVMSESFWDPTKLTNLSFSEDPLPNLHHYIESFPGGQTISPTFGGNTANVEFEALTSYSMSLLKPGSIPYQQVVTNKIEIPSIPRTLKKEGYYTSAIHSFGRSFFKRDDVYKVLGFDNFNAQDTMENVEVDGDYISDLSISKEIIAELEKQKKPTFVHAVTMQNHFPFTEGRFGENQIEISGLENEESRAELETYTEGLRRSDEALQYLIEQLDSLDRPTLLVFFGDHLPSLGTNKSLYKETGYITNEKTPSERLAMAQTPLLMYANFDIPNDNLGLVSPIYFSNLVLDYAGLNKVPFYQFLSKLYEEVPVLRDELMIGKDGEVIKNLTAKQKEMLKQYEFIQYDLLAGKQYSKDILFK from the coding sequence TGGTTTAGTAACCTTATATGTTGTACCCACACTTTTCTTGATTTTAAAATATTTTAGTTTAGATGCGATGAAAGATATGTTAAATCAAAAAATTGTTTTAAGCACAATGACAATTTTGATGTGGGTTGTACTACTGTATGTTGCATATTTAAATAAAGGTATAGTTAATAAATTTAAACCGATTATTCGGATTTATATTAGAACTTTTTTAGTAGCTCATGCGGTTACTCTACTTTTTATTTTTATGCAAAATAATATGGACCTATTCAATACAATGAATTGGATTTACAGCTATAATGCACAGTTTATATTTAGCTTAATTTTAATTTATGCGATATATGTCTTGGTGTACAACGTACTTGGAAAAGTTTTTTTGAGTACTATTTTGACAAGCAGTGTATTAATTATTTTGGCTATTGTAAATCACTTTAAAATTATTTTTAGAGGAGAGCCTCTATATCCTTCTGATTTTACACAGATTGGCCATATGCAATCTGTTATACCGATGGTGATGGAATATTTTAGTTGGAGTTATATTTTTGTCGTTATCGTAAGTATTGTAGCTTGTATTATAGCGGGGATATATATTAGAAAATATATTCAAAGTGTAAAGATTCATCCAGGAGTAAGAGCCTTATTAGTAGTAGGATCCGTTTTTGTTTTATATGCGTATGGTAATTTTACGAATACGTTTATGAATAAATGGTTTCAAAAGTCGGGTATAGAGTTCGTTTTGTGGAATCAAAATGAAAATTATGCTTCGAATGGTTTTGTGTTAGGCTTTATAAGTAATTTAGATACGACAGTCATTGAAAAGCCGAAAGATTATTCAAAAGAAAATATGCTTCAAATAGCAAACGACATAAAGAAACAATATGGTAGCAATATAGGGGTACAGAAACAAGAAGAGAAACCAAATATTATTTTTGTAATGAGTGAATCGTTTTGGGATCCAACGAAATTAACGAATCTTTCCTTTAGTGAAGATCCTTTACCGAATTTGCATCATTATATAGAAAGTTTTCCAGGTGGACAAACTATTTCGCCAACATTTGGAGGGAATACTGCGAATGTTGAATTTGAGGCGTTAACGAGTTATTCAATGAGTTTGTTAAAACCAGGATCTATACCATATCAGCAAGTCGTTACAAATAAAATAGAAATTCCATCCATTCCTCGAACATTGAAAAAAGAAGGGTATTACACGAGCGCTATTCATTCGTTCGGTCGCTCATTTTTTAAACGCGATGATGTATATAAAGTGTTAGGTTTTGATAATTTTAATGCACAAGATACGATGGAAAATGTAGAAGTTGATGGAGATTATATTAGCGATTTATCTATAAGTAAAGAGATAATAGCTGAATTAGAGAAACAAAAGAAACCTACGTTTGTTCATGCAGTTACGATGCAAAATCATTTTCCATTTACAGAAGGAAGATTTGGCGAAAATCAAATCGAGATTAGTGGATTAGAAAATGAAGAATCGAGGGCTGAATTAGAGACTTATACAGAAGGTTTAAGACGTTCAGATGAAGCTCTTCAATATTTAATAGAGCAACTAGATAGTCTAGATAGACCTACATTATTGGTGTTTTTTGGAGATCATCTCCCATCACTAGGAACAAATAAATCTCTTTATAAAGAGACTGGCTATATAACAAATGAAAAAACGCCAAGTGAACGATTAGCAATGGCACAAACGCCATTATTAATGTATGCCAATTTTGATATACCAAATGACAATTTAGGTTTAGTAAGTCCAATTTATTTTTCAAACCTTGTCCTTGATTATGCTGGATTAAATAAGGTACCGTTCTATCAATTTTTATCGAAGTTATATGAAGAAGTTCCCGTACTTCGTGACGAATTGATGATAGGAAAAGACGGAGAAGTAATAAAAAATTTAACAGCGAAGCAAAAAGAAATGTTAAAGCAATATGAGTTTATTCAATATGACTTACTCGCCGGAAAGCAATATAGTAAGGATATATTATTTAAATAA